A part of Nitrospira sp. genomic DNA contains:
- a CDS encoding DNA-3-methyladenine glycosylase 2 family protein yields MYLVSSDSTNHLSKIDPVMRRLIGEIGPCSLRPNVRRSPFESLARAIAYQQLHGKAAESILKRFIALFPGRRFPRPEDLLAMKVSAIRNAGFSRPKILALRDLATKTLDGTVPTNRMMKRLEDEAIIEQLIKVRGIGRWTVEMMLIFQLGRPDVLPVDDFGVRNGFRIAYGRRLLPTARIMLRYGERWKPYRTIASWYLWRAADREKQRQK; encoded by the coding sequence ATGTACCTCGTAAGTTCTGATTCAACGAACCATCTCTCAAAAATCGATCCGGTCATGCGCCGGTTGATCGGGGAAATTGGTCCTTGCTCCCTGAGGCCGAACGTTCGCCGCTCGCCGTTCGAATCACTTGCCCGAGCGATTGCCTATCAGCAGCTTCATGGCAAAGCGGCCGAGAGTATCCTCAAACGGTTCATCGCGCTCTTTCCTGGACGGCGATTCCCTCGCCCCGAGGACCTCTTGGCGATGAAGGTGAGCGCCATCAGGAACGCCGGATTTTCGCGACCCAAAATCTTGGCGCTTCGTGATCTGGCCACAAAAACACTTGATGGGACGGTCCCGACAAACCGCATGATGAAGCGATTGGAAGATGAGGCCATTATCGAGCAGCTGATCAAAGTGCGAGGCATTGGGCGATGGACGGTCGAGATGATGTTGATCTTTCAGTTGGGGCGTCCGGATGTGTTGCCGGTCGACGATTTTGGTGTGCGGAATGGATTCCGGATCGCCTATGGTCGTCGTCTCCTGCCGACTGCACGCATTATGTTACGATACGGAGAGCGATGGAAACCGTATCGGACTATTGCATCCTGGTATCTCTGGCGAGCTGCTGATCGGGAAAAGCAGAGACAAAAGTAA
- a CDS encoding MBL fold metallo-hydrolase: protein MADQNKRLDSNAQGNFYVDATCINCDTCRQLAPLCFEEIGDYSAVHNQPQDDMQAHQAYQALLACPVGSIGTEHSDRVQLQAAMASFPLLVEDGVSYCGFNSEKSFGANSFFIEHPDGNWLIDSPRYLKHLVDVFAQRGGIAHIFLTHKDDVADADKYAAHFGAKRIIHRADVDAAPTAEQVIAGEEPVSVGSEFQIIPVPGHTAGSMALLYRERFLFTGDHLWWDSHTQSLEAPTRLIWRKWTMLDSLRKLLDYSFEWVLAGHGDRVHLSSIDLQRHLLALVERREKGRSLR, encoded by the coding sequence ATGGCAGACCAAAACAAACGACTCGATTCCAACGCTCAGGGTAACTTCTACGTGGATGCCACGTGTATCAATTGTGACACCTGTCGTCAGTTGGCACCGCTGTGTTTCGAGGAGATCGGTGACTATTCCGCAGTCCATAACCAGCCGCAGGATGATATGCAAGCGCATCAGGCTTATCAGGCATTGCTTGCGTGTCCGGTTGGGTCAATCGGCACAGAGCACAGCGACAGGGTGCAGCTCCAAGCGGCGATGGCGAGCTTCCCACTACTCGTTGAAGACGGTGTGAGTTATTGCGGCTTTAATTCGGAGAAGTCGTTCGGCGCCAACAGTTTTTTCATTGAGCATCCTGACGGGAATTGGCTGATCGATTCCCCGCGGTATCTCAAACATCTCGTTGATGTCTTTGCGCAGCGAGGAGGCATCGCCCACATCTTTTTGACCCACAAAGACGATGTGGCCGATGCGGATAAGTATGCCGCACATTTTGGCGCCAAGCGGATCATCCATCGAGCCGATGTGGATGCCGCACCCACTGCAGAACAGGTCATTGCTGGGGAAGAGCCGGTCTCTGTGGGATCGGAGTTCCAGATCATTCCTGTGCCAGGCCATACAGCCGGGAGTATGGCGCTGCTCTATCGGGAGCGATTTCTCTTCACCGGCGATCATCTTTGGTGGGATTCACATACGCAGTCGTTGGAAGCCCCCACTCGCTTGATTTGGAGAAAATGGACCATGTTGGACTCTCTTCGTAAACTTCTCGACTACTCGTTCGAATGGGTGCTCGCGGGGCATGGCGATCGGGTGCATCTTTCCTCGATAGACCTGCAAAGACATCTGCTGGCATTGGTTGAGCGTCGTGAAAAAGGCAGATCATTGCGCTAG
- a CDS encoding folate/biopterin family MFS transporter produces MLTLVAQWIDRNILSLGREMRLSYLPPLMVYVAYGISGLTGIVGTFFVKDYLGLSASFLAALGFWAGIPWALKMPIGHTVDLLWRWKSWLVGVGAGLLTISLGIMALLIGDREAMTAIWPAEVWYVLSVLLAPVGYVIQDAVADAMTVEAVPRVDDQGGSFDDQTRKLMHTTMQTLGRVAIVGGGIAVALVNVYVFSGTEGLPQADLVQLYKQIYVMAMAIPAVSVVGVGLAWWLQRRQTQRLVQEGFSTEQAQQMVTVRDAQSEPTKPNWWILIGSMAFVLFTLTVGLGGFPYREEIVFAGSMTIVLFLMSRLMRELEPDKRLTLVGTAAVVFSLRAIPGAGPGATWWMIDHLKFDQQFLSVLSLIGGVVALVGMFVFRRFMAERSIMYVVGFLTIVGTILALPIAGLYYGLHEWTARLSGGVVDARFIALVDTALESPLVQISMIPMLAWIANSAPANLKATFFAVMASFTNLALSFSQLGTKYLNEIFVVTREVRDQATDTIQIPADYSQLGELFIVQLLLGLALPFSAILFAKLTKFKSV; encoded by the coding sequence ATGCTCACACTCGTCGCACAATGGATCGATCGGAACATTCTCTCGCTTGGCCGTGAAATGCGGTTGTCCTATCTGCCGCCGCTCATGGTCTATGTGGCGTACGGGATTTCTGGCCTCACCGGAATCGTCGGGACCTTCTTCGTCAAGGACTATCTTGGCCTTTCCGCGTCATTCCTTGCCGCGCTTGGATTCTGGGCCGGGATTCCCTGGGCTCTGAAGATGCCGATCGGGCATACCGTCGATCTTCTCTGGCGATGGAAGAGCTGGCTCGTTGGGGTGGGGGCCGGGCTGCTGACAATCAGTCTGGGCATCATGGCCCTGTTGATCGGCGATCGCGAGGCGATGACCGCCATCTGGCCGGCGGAAGTCTGGTATGTCCTCAGCGTGCTGCTGGCTCCTGTTGGGTATGTGATTCAAGACGCCGTTGCTGATGCGATGACGGTGGAAGCCGTGCCGCGAGTCGACGATCAGGGCGGGTCTTTCGATGACCAGACTCGCAAGCTCATGCATACAACCATGCAGACGCTCGGGCGTGTTGCGATTGTTGGGGGCGGTATCGCGGTTGCGCTGGTGAATGTCTATGTCTTCAGCGGAACCGAGGGATTGCCGCAGGCCGACCTCGTTCAGCTCTACAAACAGATCTATGTGATGGCCATGGCGATTCCCGCGGTGTCAGTGGTGGGAGTCGGGCTGGCGTGGTGGCTGCAGCGTCGACAGACGCAACGACTTGTTCAAGAAGGATTCTCCACGGAACAGGCGCAACAGATGGTGACCGTGCGGGACGCCCAAAGCGAACCGACGAAGCCGAACTGGTGGATCCTCATTGGCAGCATGGCCTTTGTCCTCTTCACTCTCACCGTGGGGCTGGGAGGATTTCCGTATCGCGAAGAGATCGTGTTTGCCGGTTCGATGACCATCGTCCTGTTTTTGATGTCGAGGCTGATGCGGGAACTGGAACCCGACAAACGACTCACGTTGGTCGGCACCGCAGCCGTGGTCTTTTCGTTACGTGCGATTCCAGGGGCCGGCCCAGGCGCGACCTGGTGGATGATCGATCACTTGAAGTTCGATCAACAGTTCCTGTCGGTTCTCTCCCTGATCGGTGGCGTTGTGGCCTTGGTGGGGATGTTTGTGTTTCGGCGATTTATGGCTGAACGATCCATCATGTACGTGGTTGGTTTCTTAACCATCGTTGGGACGATCCTCGCGCTTCCGATTGCGGGTCTCTACTATGGATTACACGAATGGACCGCGAGGCTCAGCGGAGGAGTCGTCGATGCCCGCTTCATTGCATTGGTCGACACGGCACTGGAATCGCCGCTGGTTCAGATTTCCATGATCCCGATGTTGGCCTGGATTGCGAATTCGGCTCCCGCCAATCTGAAGGCCACCTTCTTTGCCGTGATGGCGTCGTTCACCAATCTCGCGCTGTCCTTCAGCCAGCTCGGGACCAAGTATCTCAACGAGATCTTCGTCGTCACACGGGAAGTCCGAGACCAAGCCACCGACACCATTCAGATACCAGCCGACTACAGCCAGCTGGGCGAGCTCTTCATTGTGCAGCTCCTGCTCGGCCTGGCACTTCCCTTTTCCGCCATCCTGTTTGCCAAGCTCACAAAATTCAAGAGCGTGTGA
- a CDS encoding DUF3597 domain-containing protein produces the protein MGLFSTILDKLGLGSSAHAATPSASPPTSAAPTPSSAGAPVSKPVAPPPAAMSSVNVVAKLEGLAQKHAEKLNWKTSIVDLLKLLGIDSSLNARKSLATELNCPSDKMGDSAQMNMWLHKAVLKKLAENGGNIPKELLD, from the coding sequence ATGGGACTGTTTAGTACGATTCTGGACAAACTGGGGCTTGGTTCTTCAGCGCATGCGGCAACACCATCGGCGAGCCCGCCTACATCCGCAGCGCCAACTCCCTCGTCTGCAGGCGCACCTGTGTCAAAACCCGTGGCTCCACCACCGGCTGCCATGTCATCAGTCAACGTCGTGGCCAAGCTGGAAGGCCTCGCGCAGAAGCATGCGGAGAAGCTCAATTGGAAAACTTCCATTGTCGACTTGCTCAAGCTCCTCGGAATCGATAGTAGCTTGAATGCGCGCAAATCGCTCGCTACAGAGCTGAACTGTCCGTCCGACAAGATGGGCGATTCGGCACAGATGAATATGTGGTTACACAAAGCGGTGCTGAAAAAACTGGCCGAGAACGGCGGAAATATTCCAAAAGAGCTGCTCGACTAG
- a CDS encoding TfoX/Sxy family protein produces the protein MSPKSDSFKDFIVDQLADLRGLTCRAMFGGYGLYQKAKFFGIIHKGHLYFKVTAITTSSYKDHGMKPFRPNAKQTLKSFYEVPVDVIEDPEALTSWAKQSIKA, from the coding sequence ATGTCGCCGAAGAGCGACAGCTTTAAAGACTTCATCGTGGATCAGTTGGCCGATCTGCGCGGACTCACCTGTCGCGCCATGTTCGGTGGCTACGGGCTCTATCAGAAAGCCAAGTTTTTCGGCATCATCCATAAAGGCCACCTATACTTCAAAGTCACGGCGATTACGACATCGTCCTACAAAGACCACGGCATGAAACCCTTCCGTCCGAATGCCAAACAAACACTGAAATCCTTCTACGAGGTACCCGTTGACGTGATCGAAGATCCCGAGGCCTTGACGAGCTGGGCCAAGCAATCCATCAAGGCCTAG
- a CDS encoding class I SAM-dependent methyltransferase, translating into MTSPSPEQIIETQRQDWNRVAGGWEKWDRFFDEQMAFLNHRLVADARLRSGMRVLDLGSGTGYPALLAAQTVGPSGNVTGIDLAEQMLEAARRKAASLKLSNITFKTGDVTTLPFEAASFDAITTRFCLMFLPEIPKAVAEIARMLKPDTWIAAAVWSAPEKNLYLKIPIDGIKQFVDLPPPDPTAPGIFRLAKPGELASMLEQAGLANISEQEFLGDVRFAAADDYFSSLMDIAAPIQNLWAKLDAAQQTEAKQRIIQTSEHYRKGKTIALPIAVRIVAAQKPG; encoded by the coding sequence GTGACATCACCATCGCCAGAGCAGATCATTGAGACCCAGCGCCAGGATTGGAACCGCGTGGCCGGTGGCTGGGAGAAATGGGATCGTTTCTTCGACGAGCAGATGGCGTTCCTGAACCATCGACTCGTGGCCGATGCTCGCCTGAGATCGGGCATGCGAGTCCTTGACCTCGGATCAGGCACGGGCTATCCGGCTCTACTTGCCGCGCAAACCGTCGGGCCATCTGGCAACGTGACTGGTATCGATTTGGCTGAACAGATGTTAGAAGCCGCCAGGCGTAAGGCAGCCTCACTGAAGCTTTCCAACATCACGTTCAAAACTGGTGATGTCACGACATTACCCTTTGAGGCCGCTTCCTTCGATGCCATAACCACCCGCTTCTGCCTGATGTTCTTGCCCGAGATTCCCAAGGCTGTCGCCGAGATCGCCCGGATGTTAAAGCCAGACACCTGGATCGCCGCAGCAGTCTGGTCTGCACCGGAAAAGAATCTCTACCTCAAGATACCCATCGACGGCATCAAGCAGTTCGTTGATCTCCCGCCACCAGATCCGACAGCTCCTGGAATCTTTCGCTTGGCAAAACCTGGCGAGTTAGCCAGCATGTTGGAACAAGCAGGTTTGGCCAACATCTCCGAGCAAGAATTTCTTGGAGACGTGCGATTCGCGGCCGCAGATGACTACTTTTCCAGCCTAATGGATATTGCCGCGCCGATTCAAAACCTTTGGGCTAAATTGGATGCGGCCCAACAGACAGAGGCAAAACAGCGTATCATTCAAACATCCGAGCACTATCGTAAGGGAAAAACCATCGCATTGCCGATCGCAGTACGGATAGTTGCGGCTCAGAAGCCTGGATAA
- a CDS encoding DUF1059 domain-containing protein, giving the protein MADKQYKQLGCLDVQPSGGCGFQVRAETEAELMQLVATHAKQCHKLDTIPPEMVSAVQAAVKTVTVAV; this is encoded by the coding sequence ATGGCAGACAAACAGTACAAACAGCTCGGATGTTTAGATGTACAGCCGTCGGGCGGCTGCGGATTCCAAGTGCGCGCGGAGACGGAAGCGGAACTGATGCAGCTCGTGGCGACTCACGCCAAGCAATGTCATAAGTTGGACACGATCCCACCGGAGATGGTGTCTGCAGTACAGGCTGCGGTCAAGACCGTCACGGTCGCAGTCTAG
- a CDS encoding nuclear transport factor 2 family protein translates to MTTMDIAKEIAALCRQGKNQEAIDRFYSPNIESVETCAMPGMDQIQRGLQAIKGKNQWWVENHEVHGGTVEGPYPNGDRFILHFKYDVTPKQTGKRITLDETGLYTVQDGKIMKEEFFYSM, encoded by the coding sequence ATGACGACCATGGACATCGCAAAGGAAATCGCCGCACTCTGTAGACAGGGGAAAAATCAAGAAGCGATCGACCGTTTTTATTCACCGAATATCGAGAGTGTTGAAACCTGTGCGATGCCAGGCATGGATCAAATCCAGAGAGGACTTCAGGCCATCAAGGGAAAGAACCAGTGGTGGGTCGAGAACCATGAAGTTCACGGAGGGACCGTCGAAGGGCCCTATCCGAACGGCGACCGTTTTATCCTGCATTTCAAGTATGACGTCACCCCGAAACAGACCGGGAAGCGTATAACTCTGGACGAGACCGGTCTCTACACAGTGCAAGACGGAAAGATCATGAAGGAGGAGTTCTTCTACTCCATGTAA
- the dinB gene encoding DNA polymerase IV has product MSIVSHVVVLSIGQDCKVMRIIAHLDMDAFFAAIEERDTPAFRGMPLVVGADPKGGNGRGVASTANYLARAYGIYSATPISTAWRLSEAARLAGKPPVIFVSVDMHKYARVSEDVMRIVRRFLPLVEQASIDESYGDVSFTESYEAAESLCLRLKNAIHAEERLTASVGIGPNKLIAKIASGWRKPDGLTVVREEEAETFLAPLSIRVIPGIGPKTESMLNAKHIKTVTDLRALTVHQLEALLGKRGVDFYEKIRGRDDSPVEEYSEPQSIGEQETFDSDTLDSQRLVTLLDVLVHGVVDRLHHEGFHSFRTVVLTVRFADFKTTSRAHTLAAPTDNVAMLQREGLKLLLPFLDRRENPHRKLIRLLGLRVEKLS; this is encoded by the coding sequence GTGAGTATTGTCAGCCATGTGGTGGTACTCAGCATAGGACAAGACTGTAAAGTGATGAGGATTATCGCCCACTTAGATATGGATGCGTTCTTTGCCGCGATTGAAGAGCGAGATACTCCGGCGTTTCGAGGGATGCCGCTTGTCGTTGGCGCAGATCCGAAGGGCGGGAACGGGCGCGGGGTTGCCTCTACGGCGAACTATCTGGCGCGTGCGTACGGAATTTACTCGGCGACGCCAATCTCCACTGCGTGGCGCCTATCTGAAGCCGCCCGTCTGGCGGGGAAACCGCCGGTGATCTTTGTCTCGGTCGATATGCATAAGTATGCACGGGTTTCAGAGGACGTGATGCGGATCGTACGGCGCTTCCTTCCTCTGGTGGAGCAGGCCAGTATCGATGAATCGTATGGGGATGTGAGCTTTACGGAATCCTATGAAGCAGCGGAATCATTATGTCTTCGACTAAAGAACGCGATCCACGCAGAAGAACGGCTGACAGCTTCAGTCGGGATCGGGCCCAATAAGCTGATCGCGAAGATCGCGTCAGGATGGCGGAAACCTGACGGACTCACGGTCGTCCGCGAGGAAGAGGCTGAGACGTTTCTGGCTCCACTCTCGATCCGAGTCATCCCTGGTATCGGACCTAAAACAGAAAGCATGCTGAATGCAAAACATATCAAGACGGTTACGGATCTGAGAGCGCTGACCGTCCATCAACTCGAAGCCTTGCTGGGGAAACGAGGGGTGGATTTTTACGAAAAGATTCGAGGACGGGATGATTCACCGGTTGAGGAATATTCGGAACCACAATCCATCGGTGAGCAGGAGACCTTTGACTCCGATACGCTCGACAGTCAAAGGCTAGTCACTCTGCTAGATGTGCTGGTTCACGGTGTGGTCGATCGGCTGCATCACGAAGGATTTCATTCGTTTCGGACCGTCGTGCTCACCGTCAGGTTTGCTGATTTTAAGACCACATCTCGGGCGCATACCTTGGCTGCACCGACCGACAATGTGGCGATGCTGCAGCGGGAGGGCCTGAAGCTGCTGCTGCCGTTTCTCGATCGGCGAGAAAACCCTCACCGAAAACTGATCCGTCTGCTCGGTCTGCGAGTGGAGAAGTTGAGCTGA
- a CDS encoding sodium:solute symporter codes for MVFWFVILYLLLSVGIGLFAATRVRNSKDFAVAGRSLPLPVVTATVFATWFGAEAVLGISATFVKDGLRGVVADPFGSSMCLILAGLFFAPRLYRLNILTVGDYYRLRYDRTIEVLCTLCIVASYLGWVAAQFKVLGLVLNVVTEGAISQSVGIVLGAAIVLTYTTFGGMFSVAILDFVQISVIMGGLLYIASIVSELAGGAGTVIGHAAATGKLEFFPPATFTEWIPFVGAWMTMMLGSIPQQDVFQRITSAKDERTAVRGALLGAVLYFSFCFVPMFLAYAATLIDPAKFGLLLEQDSQLILPTLILEHTPIAAQIIFFGAVLSAVMSCSSATLLAPSVALSENVVKPLLSNLNDSEFLRLMRVVLISFASVVLIIALWSDATIYKLVVSTYKVTLVAAFIPLFAGLYWKRATTQGALWAIVAGLTSWLVLEFVSQPTDVWPPQLVGFAMAGLGMLAGSLWPNQRCEPQRPMERVKAGLG; via the coding sequence GTGGTCTTCTGGTTCGTCATCCTCTATCTTCTCCTGTCTGTCGGCATCGGCCTGTTCGCTGCGACACGTGTGCGGAATTCAAAAGATTTTGCAGTCGCGGGAAGAAGCTTGCCGTTGCCCGTTGTCACAGCGACGGTATTTGCGACGTGGTTCGGCGCTGAAGCCGTCTTAGGCATCTCGGCAACCTTCGTCAAAGACGGGCTCCGTGGAGTGGTTGCCGATCCGTTCGGGTCCAGCATGTGTCTGATACTCGCCGGACTGTTTTTTGCTCCACGTTTATATCGACTGAACATATTGACAGTCGGTGATTACTATCGATTGCGCTATGACCGGACCATCGAAGTGCTGTGCACGCTCTGCATCGTGGCATCCTACCTAGGATGGGTAGCGGCTCAATTCAAAGTGCTGGGGTTAGTGCTCAACGTCGTGACGGAGGGCGCCATCAGCCAGTCGGTGGGTATCGTGCTCGGAGCGGCCATTGTTTTGACCTATACGACATTCGGCGGCATGTTTTCTGTGGCGATTCTAGATTTTGTGCAGATTTCGGTCATCATGGGAGGCCTGCTGTATATTGCCTCGATTGTGAGTGAACTGGCTGGGGGAGCAGGAACCGTCATTGGTCATGCGGCTGCTACCGGAAAATTGGAGTTCTTTCCTCCCGCGACATTCACTGAGTGGATTCCCTTCGTCGGCGCGTGGATGACCATGATGCTTGGGTCGATCCCCCAACAAGATGTGTTTCAACGGATCACATCAGCGAAGGATGAACGAACAGCCGTTCGTGGTGCGCTGTTGGGCGCGGTGCTCTATTTCAGTTTCTGTTTTGTTCCAATGTTTCTTGCCTACGCGGCGACATTGATCGACCCAGCGAAGTTCGGCCTCCTGCTGGAGCAAGATTCACAGTTGATTTTGCCGACACTGATCTTGGAGCACACACCGATTGCTGCGCAGATCATTTTCTTTGGTGCCGTGCTTTCCGCAGTCATGAGCTGCTCAAGTGCGACACTCCTCGCGCCGTCGGTGGCACTGAGTGAGAACGTTGTCAAGCCGCTCTTGTCCAACCTCAATGATTCAGAATTCCTCCGACTCATGCGCGTTGTATTAATCAGTTTTGCATCGGTCGTGCTCATCATCGCCCTGTGGTCGGATGCTACCATCTATAAACTGGTTGTGAGTACCTACAAGGTTACGTTGGTGGCGGCGTTTATCCCATTATTCGCCGGATTGTATTGGAAACGCGCGACGACACAGGGTGCGCTTTGGGCCATTGTCGCCGGGCTCACAAGTTGGCTGGTCTTGGAGTTCGTCAGTCAGCCGACTGACGTCTGGCCTCCGCAGCTCGTCGGATTTGCGATGGCGGGACTCGGCATGCTTGCAGGGTCCTTGTGGCCTAACCAGAGGTGTGAGCCACAGAGACCTATGGAGAGAGTCAAGGCCGGGCTAGGATGA
- a CDS encoding response regulator — protein sequence MASILIVEDDAPVRALLRDILEEDGHHIREAENGQIGLTLYRDSPADLVITDILMPERDGMEVTLALTQEFLDARVIAMTGATGDQNFLNIAKLFGARRVIQKPFTPDLIRRVVRFTLDH from the coding sequence ATGGCTTCTATCTTGATCGTTGAGGATGACGCGCCGGTTCGGGCCTTGTTGCGGGATATTCTTGAGGAAGATGGCCATCACATTCGTGAGGCCGAGAACGGCCAAATTGGCCTGACGCTCTATCGTGACTCACCCGCCGATCTCGTGATCACGGACATTTTGATGCCGGAGCGGGATGGGATGGAAGTGACACTCGCACTGACACAGGAATTTCTAGATGCTCGGGTCATCGCCATGACCGGCGCCACCGGCGATCAGAACTTCCTCAACATCGCGAAACTCTTCGGCGCGCGGCGCGTCATTCAGAAACCCTTTACCCCTGACCTCATTCGTCGAGTTGTACGGTTCACGCTCGACCATTAG
- a CDS encoding TolC family protein: MAGITMCPHVHVGAGRTASWAAMALVALFSLSGCLVKPHALNKEDVKARVVKDFHAISSVEEPVVGPINLYEAVARALKYNLDAKVKTIQVQLAHQQLNIAHYSLLPHVSANAGFDGRNNFAGGVGQSIITGRQAIEPFTSSEKNVTSGNLALSWDVLDFGLSFIRAQQAADNVMIAEEEKRRIAVRLVQDVRSAYWRAVSAERVLPRVQFLNDSVERALGSTQRIVDQKLQAPLTPLNYQRDLLNIQREVRRLVRELSTAKTQLASMMGLPPGTMFDLVIPPRETAMPMVNLDSQKMEEQALLLRPELRAIDYKKRINAKEVKAVFLELFPSMKLSFGGYYNSNNFLLYQNWLTYAAQVSWNLLSVFRTPAKLKAIDANGQLLDVQSLALSLSILTEVHVGATQFVLAKQEYQDAGNYQRTQAAIAEHTKKLWLTQRTNDLTLIREQANDVAADVRLDTARSGLETAYATLMASLGEEAVPASMGQQSLAELAESIKKYWEPSGFSMSETERRSAAHATPVAH, translated from the coding sequence GTGGCAGGCATCACTATGTGCCCACATGTGCACGTTGGGGCGGGTCGTACCGCGAGCTGGGCGGCCATGGCGTTGGTGGCTCTGTTCTCACTGAGCGGGTGCCTTGTCAAACCCCATGCATTGAACAAGGAAGACGTAAAGGCGCGGGTGGTGAAAGATTTTCACGCGATTTCATCAGTTGAAGAACCAGTAGTGGGGCCGATCAATCTCTATGAGGCGGTCGCGCGGGCGTTGAAGTATAACTTGGACGCAAAAGTCAAAACCATACAAGTGCAGCTGGCGCATCAACAGCTCAATATCGCGCACTATTCCTTGCTCCCTCATGTCTCGGCCAATGCCGGTTTCGATGGCCGCAATAACTTCGCCGGCGGTGTCGGACAATCGATCATCACCGGGCGTCAGGCGATTGAGCCGTTCACTTCTTCTGAAAAGAATGTGACGTCGGGGAATCTTGCCTTGAGTTGGGATGTGCTGGATTTCGGCTTGTCGTTTATACGTGCGCAACAGGCGGCCGACAATGTGATGATTGCCGAGGAGGAAAAGCGGCGCATCGCGGTTCGGCTGGTTCAGGACGTCAGAAGTGCGTACTGGCGAGCCGTGAGCGCGGAACGGGTGCTTCCGAGGGTTCAATTTCTCAATGATTCAGTCGAGAGGGCATTGGGGAGCACACAGCGGATCGTCGATCAGAAGCTTCAAGCGCCATTGACGCCACTCAACTATCAGCGGGATTTGCTCAATATCCAACGAGAAGTCCGGCGACTCGTTCGGGAACTGAGTACCGCGAAGACACAACTGGCCTCAATGATGGGCTTGCCGCCTGGAACCATGTTCGATCTAGTCATTCCGCCGCGGGAGACCGCGATGCCGATGGTGAACCTCGATAGTCAAAAGATGGAGGAGCAGGCGCTCTTGCTCAGACCAGAACTCCGCGCCATCGACTACAAGAAACGGATTAATGCCAAAGAAGTCAAAGCGGTATTCCTGGAACTCTTTCCCAGCATGAAACTCTCGTTTGGCGGGTACTACAACAGCAACAATTTCCTGCTGTATCAGAACTGGCTAACCTATGCGGCGCAAGTGAGTTGGAATTTACTCTCAGTATTTCGCACGCCGGCCAAACTCAAAGCGATCGATGCCAATGGACAGCTGCTGGACGTCCAAAGTCTGGCTCTGAGTCTCTCGATTCTGACGGAGGTGCATGTGGGTGCGACCCAGTTCGTACTCGCCAAGCAGGAATACCAGGATGCCGGGAATTACCAGCGGACACAGGCGGCTATTGCTGAGCACACCAAAAAGTTATGGCTCACGCAACGGACGAATGATCTCACCTTGATCCGAGAACAAGCCAACGATGTCGCGGCGGATGTGCGACTGGACACCGCACGGTCAGGGTTGGAAACGGCCTATGCAACCTTGATGGCATCCTTAGGGGAAGAAGCAGTTCCCGCCAGCATGGGGCAGCAAAGTCTTGCGGAATTAGCTGAGTCGATCAAGAAGTATTGGGAACCCAGCGGCTTTTCGATGTCGGAAACGGAAAGGAGGTCGGCAGCCCATGCGACACCCGTGGCGCACTAG